The sequence ATAGCAAGAACATTCATTGTAGGATCTTGCTTTCTGCCTCTGTATGCATCTGCATTCTGACTTGGAGGGCGAACCGGGATATGAGTTCCATCAAGTGCTCCAATACAATCTCTGAACTGAGGCCAATACCGATCATCGTTTCTCAAAACAGGACTCACTCTTGCAAACTCACCTTCTTCTGGTTTTAGTGTATCCTCTGCAAACTTGAGAAGAGCACTCAAGACTTCATCAAGCTTTCTTTGTACTGTATCCAACGATCTTTGATACCTTGCAGCAATATCCCTCTTCGTCTTATCTTGACCAACAGTCTCGAGAAACATCGCAACAGATTCCTCAAGGTAGACATGGTGAGACTCTTCCAATCCATATCGCTGAGCTAGCATCTTGCACAAAGCTTCAAACGTCCTTTGATTCATGCGCAGAATGTCGTAACATTGCTGATCAGATTCGTACATAAGTTGCTGAACATAACGCCATCCTGCTCCTCGATCTGTTCTATGACTCAGTCTCTCAGTAATAGCCACATCAAACAAACCAAGTTCATCATCATAATCAccatcttcatcttccaacAACCATCTTTCAAGCATCTACAAAACCATATTGAATAAATCATCATCAGCCAATGCACAAATTCAAGTAAATAAATGTTCAAGatagaaaaaagaaacaagacaTGTGATCTGTTGCTGTTAATAAGAAACCGACCAAGACCAATAAGAAACAATATTTAAACGACTCTTTGAGGTTTAAAGACTCAAGATAACCGATCAGACCtgttattaacaaaaaaaagagaagacacAACATTGTTATTACACAAAGCAGTACCAAACTTAAGTTCCTACTCAACAAATCCATACTAGTTTCATAACACAAAGCAGTACCAAACTTAAGTTCCTACTCAACATAAACCTCTACTCATCACGTTTTATCTTGGTCCTAAGCTCCAGAAACTTAGTCTTTGCTTCATCTGTCTTCATCGTTATGAATCCCCTTCGGCTCCCTTCACTATCTATCAGAAGCTCAATCGATGCTTCATATAAAGGCGACCACTCTCTCACTTCAGGGAGAGCATACAACATCTCCAATACGGTCTCAACACTGAATGGTTGTTCACGCTCCATCAATTGTTTTGCTAGCATATTCTTCACTTCAAGCGCAGCTGTCCGTTTTTCACAAGCCTCCACAGCCACATCTTTCTCTTTACGCCTTCGTTTTGCTCTTGAACTTCCAGAATGAGTCTGAGCCGCTGGTTGAGTTTGGCGAGGAGCTTGGCGCTGGGTTTCTGTCTCCAATGCTTGAGTCTCTGCTGCTGGCTGAGAATCAGCTTCATCCTCACCAATATCTCCACCAACTCTCGAATCCAAGCTTGCTTCTCCATGTTGAGCGCTCCAACCTTCTGCTCCAGTAACTACTACACCACCAAATTCTGCTTCAAACATATCCATGTTATCAATTTCTTTGCAGAAAGCTTTTCTAATCCCAGGACACTCCTATATAACAAAAGAGAAAGAGTAAGTCAGTGAGAAACTGAGCTAAGTTCTATTATTTCAACACAAGTACATTCAGCTAAGTTCACAAAAGAGAAAATGAGAAACTGACCCTTTCGCGCTCTTTCCACCAATCATCTGACATGTCGATCCTTCCCATGTCATCATACCCAAGTCCTGTCCTGTTCTGAGTCAGCATCCTAATCCTGATGTATTTCTTTCTACTGCTGTCGTACTTGTTCTTGTAGTCCCTCTTCCAATCAGAAAATCCCTTCTTAAACCTCAGCTCAAACGCATCCATGATGTTCTTTTTCCCTACTTTATTCATTTGCTGACCAActttatttccttttcttttctcttccgCATAGAGTTGGAAAAAATACCTAGTTTCCTCAGGTTTCCAATTCTAAAACACACCAAAACAAGACACAGACCCTTAAGCATATGACCTAAAAGACCTAAAGAGAGATCCATACAGCCTAAAGACAGTTCCATACAACCTAAAGACAGTTCCATACATCCTAAAGACAGTTCCATACAACCTAAATATAGTTCCATACAAAAAAGATGCACATTCAAGCATTAAGACTAGTGTGAGAGAAACTTACATCTTTTGACGTCGACATCTTAAAAAGTGAGAGGAACACCGGTAGAGAGTGAGCTTGAGAGAGTCTGAGCTTGAGAGAGTGAGCTTGAGAGGATCTGagtcctgcaaaaaaaaaatactcaaaacgaTTATACcttgagagagtgagagagtgTAGTCACAGAACAGAACTAATCAATCAAAAACATCATACCTTGAGAGAGTGAGGGAGACAGACGAAGCTTAGGAGAGATTGAGACACACAGACacagctgaaaaaaaaaacaaatactcaaACGATTAAGAACAGAGATGATTTAGAACAGAGAAAATGTGGAAAAAGTATTTGAAATTGTACCTTCAACAACAAAGTATTTTTCTTCCTCACAACAAGAAGCTCAGACTGCAGAGAGCAAATAACGAGAGATGAAAATCAAGCAAAGACATAGCAAAAACACCAAAACATAAGGGAACTTCATTAGGCATTACAGTGCATCTCttcgattgtttttaattttttttataccaGACTAATTGCAGCAGTAGACAAACTTTAGCTTCAGAGGAGTAagcaaaataagaaaaaaaaagaggccAAGCAAATGACTGATGTCTAAGAGCAAAAGAATTTGTAGAACAAATAACTAGTAAATAACAACTGCAGGAGAAGTGTAGGATGAAGCAACAACCTCCAATGCATTCTTTATTTGGATAGGATCTGGCAAGAAGCGAAAAGAGATCCCCTCAACTTTTAACAAGTACACCTGTCAACAACAACATCCTCCTCTTCAAACCTCAGGGCAATGAATTCGACATCAAACAAATAATTGTATCTGTCAAATACAAATAATTCGACATCAAACAAATAATTCCTCAAGGTAGACCAGGCAAATACAAATGTATCTGTCAGTTCCAAGCCTAGACTCTAGAGTAGACTCTAGAGCAATGCTTATCATGCAAGTAACCAAGTAAACGAACACGAGACATGAACAAgtcaacaatcaaacaagagcTATGAACAGAGAGAGAACCATAATTAAGCGTAATTAGAGCTACTACGATTCCATTTCACATTAAACAAGGAACGCAACAAAGCTCTTACCTTTGAGATCGAGAGAGAGCTCGGAGAAGAGATCGAGAGAGAGCTCGGAGAAGAGATCGAGAGAGAGCTCGGAGATGGGTTTGCGTCatagatcgagagagagagagctcgagATGGGTTTGCGTCAGAGATCGAGAGAGAGCTCGGTCAAGATGCGTCGAGACGGAGAGAGCTCGAGATGCGTCGAGACGGAGAGAGCTCGAGATGCGTCGGAGATGGAGAGAGAGCTCCAGATGCGTCTATGGAGGACAAGAGAGAGCTCGAGTTGCGTCAATGGAGGAGTCGAGTTGCGGCTGCGTCGTCAGAAATGGAGATCGAGAGAGATGGAGCTGTGTCGAAATGGAGATCGAGAGA comes from Brassica rapa cultivar Chiifu-401-42 chromosome A02, CAAS_Brap_v3.01, whole genome shotgun sequence and encodes:
- the LOC103849808 gene encoding uncharacterized protein LOC103849808 isoform X2; this translates as MSTSKDNWKPEETRYFFQLYAEEKRKGNKVGQQMNKVGKKNIMDAFELRFKKGFSDWKRDYKNKYDSSRKKYIRIRMLTQNRTGLGYDDMGRIDMSDDWWKERERECPGIRKAFCKEIDNMDMFEAEFGGVVVTGAEGWSAQHGEASLDSRVGGDIGEDEADSQPAAETQALETETQRQAPRQTQPAAQTHSGSSRAKRRRKEKDVAVEACEKRTAALEVKNMLAKQLMEREQPFSVETVLEMLYALPEVREWSPLYEASIELLIDSEGSRRGFITMKTDEAKTKFLELRTKIKRDE